In a genomic window of Thermoanaerobaculales bacterium:
- a CDS encoding sensor histidine kinase has product MTALVDSTTNATPATRLDHEGTGPGAPPPPGDEHRAPVPDDKRQEAGAATSEVQALLIARSRALAERVKELKCLQSLSSMVRSSHSDLHDILQKMVNVLPSALQHPGLGCASIKLKNRQYQTHGAGEPRWFQEAGIPVGGETVGTLLIGYTAPLADGSVPELLPEEQALLNIVAHRIGDIVAIKEAQAQLSTNEEQLRSLASELSLAEERERRRLALLLHDRIGQGLAVAKLKIETLKSLLPAEHHPRLEDISMLIKEIVQDTRSLTFEISPPILYELGLQQAIIWLGESVKRQYGLQVDVCCDEKVRDLTEGLRVMLFRAIQELLTNTVKHACATRATVSLRDDAGGVSVTVEDDGVGFEPDACTRYPSAASGYGLFSIRERIGHVGGRMQVESGKDAGTRIRLFVPAASSAEENGKGATGENPAR; this is encoded by the coding sequence ATGACAGCCCTAGTGGATTCAACGACGAATGCAACGCCCGCAACGCGGCTCGACCATGAGGGAACGGGGCCCGGAGCGCCCCCGCCCCCGGGGGACGAGCACCGCGCGCCTGTCCCGGATGACAAGCGGCAGGAGGCGGGCGCGGCGACCAGCGAGGTCCAGGCCCTGCTGATCGCCCGCTCGCGCGCGCTGGCCGAGCGGGTGAAGGAGCTGAAGTGCCTCCAGTCGCTGTCGAGCATGGTGAGGAGCAGCCACAGCGACCTCCACGACATCCTGCAGAAGATGGTCAACGTCTTGCCGTCCGCCCTCCAGCACCCCGGGCTGGGCTGCGCCAGCATCAAGCTGAAGAACCGGCAGTACCAGACGCACGGCGCCGGCGAGCCGAGGTGGTTTCAGGAGGCCGGCATCCCGGTCGGGGGCGAGACCGTCGGGACCCTGCTGATCGGTTACACCGCGCCCCTGGCGGACGGAAGCGTCCCCGAGCTGTTGCCGGAAGAGCAGGCCCTGCTGAACATCGTGGCCCATCGAATTGGAGACATCGTAGCCATCAAGGAAGCTCAGGCACAGCTCTCCACCAACGAGGAGCAGCTGCGGTCGCTGGCGTCCGAGCTGTCGTTGGCCGAGGAGCGGGAGCGGCGCCGGCTGGCGCTCCTGCTCCACGACCGCATCGGTCAGGGCCTGGCGGTCGCCAAGCTGAAAATCGAGACCCTGAAGAGCCTGCTCCCGGCCGAGCACCACCCGAGGCTCGAGGACATCTCCATGCTGATCAAGGAGATTGTCCAGGACACGCGCTCGCTGACCTTCGAGATCAGCCCACCGATCCTGTACGAGCTCGGCCTGCAGCAGGCGATCATCTGGTTGGGCGAGAGCGTGAAGCGGCAGTACGGGCTGCAGGTGGACGTGTGCTGTGACGAGAAGGTCAGGGACCTGACCGAGGGGCTGCGCGTGATGCTGTTTCGCGCCATCCAGGAGCTGCTGACCAACACGGTGAAGCACGCATGCGCCACCCGGGCGACCGTCAGTCTGCGCGACGACGCCGGCGGGGTTTCGGTCACGGTCGAGGATGACGGCGTCGGTTTCGAACCGGACGCCTGCACGCGGTACCCATCCGCTGCCAGCGGCTACGGGCTCTTCAGCATTCGCGAGCGCATCGGCCATGTGGGTGGACGCATGCAGGTCGAGTCTGGAAAAGACGCAGGCACGCGGATCAGGCTCTTCGTGCCCGCCGCGAGCTCCGCCGAGGAGAACGGAAAGGGGGCCACCGGTGAGAATCCTGCTCGCTGA
- a CDS encoding arylsulfatase → MRSRQWVVPFMLGLLVSGMVAPLGAAQPDALRPNIVYILADDLGWKDVGFHGSDIATPSLDTLANSGARLEQFYAQPMCTPSRAALMTGRYPFRYGLQTAVIPSASEYGLATDERLLPQALKEAGYSTAIVGKWHLGHGDRKYWPRQRGFDLQYGPVLGEIDYFTHSAHGTVDWYRDNELVEEEGYVTTLLGDEAVRVIAGHDPGTPLFLYLAFTAPHAPYQAPQSYLDRYAHIADPSRRAYAAMITAMDEQIGRVLEALERRSMRDRTLIVFSSDNGGPRSAQFTGEIDMSASLIPSDNGPWRDGKGTLYEGGTRVVALANWPGHIEAGSVVKEPVHIVDMCPTLAGLAGATLAASKPLDGRDVWPTIAEGRPSPRSEIVYNVGPFFAAVRQGDWKLVWKTTLPSSLELFDIARDPSETTNLAAEQPQKVADLQRRIEELARESAEPLFLVDALGATKHVLFGSVATPDEEENLVQQP, encoded by the coding sequence ATGAGGTCCAGGCAGTGGGTCGTACCATTCATGCTCGGGTTGTTGGTGAGCGGCATGGTTGCGCCGCTCGGCGCGGCGCAGCCTGACGCCCTCAGGCCCAACATCGTCTACATCCTGGCCGATGACCTCGGGTGGAAGGACGTGGGCTTCCACGGCTCGGACATCGCGACGCCGAGTCTCGACACGCTCGCGAACAGCGGCGCGCGGCTCGAGCAGTTCTACGCCCAGCCGATGTGCACGCCGTCGCGGGCGGCGCTGATGACCGGCCGCTATCCCTTCCGCTACGGCCTGCAGACGGCGGTGATCCCGTCCGCCAGCGAGTACGGCCTCGCCACAGACGAGCGGCTGCTGCCCCAGGCGCTCAAGGAGGCGGGCTACTCAACCGCCATCGTCGGCAAGTGGCACCTCGGCCACGGCGACCGCAAGTACTGGCCCCGCCAGCGCGGCTTCGACCTGCAGTACGGTCCGGTACTCGGTGAGATCGACTACTTCACCCACTCGGCCCACGGGACGGTGGACTGGTACCGGGACAACGAGCTCGTCGAGGAGGAGGGCTACGTCACCACGCTGCTCGGCGACGAGGCGGTGCGGGTGATCGCCGGACACGATCCGGGCACGCCGCTCTTCCTCTACCTCGCCTTCACCGCGCCCCACGCGCCGTACCAGGCGCCGCAGTCGTACCTCGACAGGTATGCCCACATCGCCGACCCGAGCCGTCGCGCCTACGCCGCGATGATCACGGCCATGGACGAGCAGATCGGCCGGGTGTTGGAGGCGCTCGAGAGGCGAAGCATGCGCGACAGGACGCTGATCGTCTTCTCGAGCGACAACGGCGGCCCGCGATCCGCCCAGTTCACCGGCGAGATCGACATGTCCGCAAGCTTGATACCGTCGGACAACGGGCCCTGGCGCGACGGCAAGGGCACCCTCTATGAGGGCGGCACGCGGGTGGTGGCGCTCGCCAACTGGCCTGGACACATCGAGGCGGGCTCGGTCGTGAAGGAGCCGGTCCACATCGTCGACATGTGCCCGACGCTCGCCGGCCTCGCCGGCGCGACGCTCGCCGCGAGCAAGCCGCTCGACGGCAGGGACGTCTGGCCGACGATCGCAGAGGGCAGGCCCTCGCCCCGGAGCGAGATCGTCTACAACGTCGGGCCGTTCTTCGCGGCCGTGCGCCAGGGCGACTGGAAGCTGGTCTGGAAGACGACGCTTCCGTCCAGCCTGGAGCTCTTCGACATCGCCCGCGACCCGTCGGAGACGACCAACCTCGCCGCGGAGCAGCCGCAGAAGGTCGCCGATCTGCAGCGGCGGATCGAGGAGCTGGCGCGGGAGAGCGCCGAGCCGCTCTTCCTGGTGGACGCCCTCGGGGCGACCAAGCACGTCCTGTTCGGCTCGGTCGCCACGCCCGACGAAGAGGAGAACCTCGTCCAGCAGCCATGA
- the rnk gene encoding nucleoside diphosphate kinase regulator translates to MKKPEIIVTSADAERLREMLDRHSDGRDQEAVKLLEAELARARVVPPEEIPADVVTMNSRLGYFVETTGVERVVTLVYPGDSDFRAARESVLAPVGCAVLGLAVGQVIDWPRPHDGLMLKIAVTEIQYQPEAAGDYHL, encoded by the coding sequence GTGAAGAAACCCGAAATCATCGTCACGAGCGCGGACGCTGAACGCCTGCGGGAGATGCTCGACCGCCACTCGGATGGGCGCGATCAGGAGGCGGTGAAGCTCCTCGAGGCCGAGCTCGCGAGGGCCCGCGTCGTCCCGCCGGAGGAGATCCCCGCCGACGTGGTGACCATGAACTCGCGCCTCGGCTACTTCGTGGAGACGACCGGGGTCGAGCGGGTGGTCACCCTTGTCTACCCGGGCGACTCGGACTTTCGCGCCGCGCGGGAGTCGGTGCTGGCCCCGGTCGGCTGTGCGGTGCTGGGGCTGGCGGTCGGCCAGGTGATCGACTGGCCCCGGCCCCACGACGGCCTGATGCTGAAGATCGCCGTCACCGAGATCCAGTACCAACCGGAAGCCGCGGGCGACTACCACCTCTGA
- a CDS encoding response regulator transcription factor — protein sequence MRILLADDHKLFRDGLRTLFEQKPGIKIVGETDNGRAAVRLARELAPDVVVMDIGMPELNGMEATRQIRAELPRVKVLAVSMHADRQYVAGMLAAGASGYVLKDSAFAELAEAVAVVMKGGRYLSPEIVGVVVDDYVQRIVPAPESALARLSEREREVLQLIAEGHSTTDVAARLHVSRKTVETHRKNIKLKLDLQSVAELTKFAIREGITSLEAPSGSVK from the coding sequence GTGAGAATCCTGCTCGCTGACGACCACAAGCTCTTCCGCGATGGGCTGCGGACCCTGTTCGAGCAGAAGCCGGGGATCAAGATCGTCGGGGAGACCGACAACGGTCGCGCGGCCGTGCGCCTCGCTCGCGAGCTGGCGCCGGACGTCGTCGTCATGGACATCGGCATGCCCGAGCTCAATGGGATGGAGGCGACTCGCCAGATCCGCGCGGAGCTGCCCCGCGTCAAGGTGCTCGCCGTCTCGATGCACGCCGACCGCCAGTACGTCGCGGGCATGCTGGCAGCGGGCGCGTCCGGCTACGTGCTCAAGGACAGTGCCTTCGCGGAGCTCGCCGAGGCCGTGGCGGTGGTGATGAAAGGCGGCCGCTACCTCAGCCCGGAGATCGTCGGCGTCGTCGTCGACGACTACGTGCAGAGGATCGTCCCGGCCCCGGAATCTGCGCTGGCCAGGCTGTCGGAGAGGGAGCGCGAGGTCCTGCAGCTGATCGCCGAGGGGCACTCGACCACGGACGTCGCGGCGCGCCTGCACGTGAGCCGCAAGACGGTGGAAACCCACCGCAAGAACATCAAGCTCAAGCTCGACCTGCAGAGCGTCGCCGAGCTCACCAAGTTCGCGATCCGCGAGGGCATCACGTCCCTGGAGGCGCCTTCGGGCAGCGTCAAGTAG